The following coding sequences lie in one Capsicum annuum cultivar UCD-10X-F1 chromosome 5, UCD10Xv1.1, whole genome shotgun sequence genomic window:
- the LOC107870809 gene encoding protein NSP-INTERACTING KINASE 3 isoform X1 — protein sequence MKGKWPILWHVGLLVLTLMESRCYASLSPTGINYEVVALTEIKKALHDPYNVLENWDVTSVDPCSWRMVTCSSDGYVSSLGLLSQSLTGPLSPGIGNLTKLQSLLLQNNAIYGPIPDVVGNLEKLQTLDLSNNKFDGKIPASFGDLKNLNYLRLNNNSLTGSVPQSLSNIGGLALVDVSFNNLSGPLPKISARVFKVVGNPLICGQSSGNNCSAVYPEPLSFPPDSLGGLYIHFHSFHLKVETIKLKETDTGGSAISIVEIALSFFFNFIDQRAGSKSHHVAVAFGASFAVFLVIIVKETDTGGSAISIVEIALSFFFNFIDQRAGSKSHHVAVAFGASFAVFLVIIVIALVLWWRYRHNQQIFFDVNEQYDPEVCLGHLKRYVFKELWTATDHFSSKNILGSGGFGVVYKGRLNNGTVVAVKRLKDYNAVGGEIQFQTEVELISLAVHRNLLRLWGFCSTESERLLVYPYMPNGSVAARLKDHIHGRPVLDWSRRKGIALGTARGLVYLHEQCDPKIIHRDVKAANILLDEEFEAVVGDFGLAKLLDHRDSHVTTAVRGTVGHIAPEYLSTGQSSEKTDVFGFGILLLELITGQKAVDFGRGANQKGVMLDWVKKLHLEKKLNLVVDSDLKNNFDRIELEEMVQVALLCTQFNPIYRPKMSEVLRMLEGDGLAEKWEASQKVETPRYRTSENTPKRYSDYIEESSLVEAMELSGPR from the exons ATGAAGGGTAAATGGCCTATACTCTGGCATGTGGGGCTACTGGTTTTAACATTGATGGAGAGTCGTTGTTATGCTTCTCTTTCCCCTACTGGTATCAACTATGAAG TTGTTGCTTTGACGGAAATTAAGAAGGCTTTACATGATCCTTACAATGTTCTGGAGAATTGGGATGTGACTTCTGTAGACCCTTGCAGTTGGAGAATGGTTACCTGTTCCTCTGATGGATATGTTTCTTCTCT TGGACTACTTAGTCAAAGTTTAACTGGCCCCTTATCACCTGGAATTGGCAACCTCACTAAATTGCAATCTTT ATTGCTGCAAAACAACGCTATttatggtcctattcctgatgtGGTTGGTAACTTAGAAAAGCTTCAGACACTTGACCTCTCCAACAACAAATTTGATGGCAAAATACCTGCTTCTTTTGGTGACCTGAAGAATTTGAATTATCT GCGATTAAACAACAATAGCCTCACTGGATCCGTTCCACAATCTCTCTCTAACATTGGAGGCCTTGCTCTTGT GGATGTTTCTTTCAATAATCTTAGTGGTCCATTGCCCAAAATATCTGCGAGAGTTTTCAA AGTTGTTGGAAATCCTTTGATCTGTGGCCAAAGTTCTGGGAACAATTGTTCAGCAGTCTATCCAGAGCCACTGTCCTTCCCACCAGATAGTTTAGGAGGTCTGTATATTCACTTCCATTCCTTTCATTTGAAAGTGGAAACAATCAAGCTTAAGGAAACAGACACAGGAGGTTCTGCTATCTCTATTGTTGAAATTGCATTgtcttttttcttcaatttcatagATCAAAGAGCAGGAAGTAAAAGCCATCATGTGGCTGTTGCTTTTGGAGCCAGTTTTGCTGTTTTCTTGGTTATAATAGTTAAGGAAACAGACACAGGAGGTTCTGCTATCTCTATTGTTGAAATTGCATTgtcttttttcttcaatttcatagATCAAAGAGCAGGAAGTAAAAGCCATCATGTGGCTGTTGCTTTTGGAGCCAGTTTTGCTGTTTTCTTGGTTATAATAGTTATAGCACTGGTTCTTTGGTGGCGCTACCGGCATAATCAGCAGATCTTCTTTGATGTCAATG AGCAATATGATCCAGAGGTATGCTTGGGTCACTTGAAAAGGTATGTCTTTAAGGAACTGTGGACTGCAACTGATCATTTCAGCTCCAAAAATATTTTGGGTAGCGGAGGATTTGGAGTTGTGTACAAGGGCCGCTTAAATAATGGAACTGTTGTGGCTGTCAAAAGATTGAAGGACTACAATGCTGTTGGTGGTGAAATCCAATTTCAGACAGAAGTCGAGTTAATTAGTTTGGCTGTCCATCGAAATCTTCTCCGTCTTTGGGGTTTTTGTTCAACTGAAAGTGAAAGGCTTCTTGTTTACCCCTATATGCCAAATGGAAGTGTGGCTGCACGATTAAAAG ATCACATCCATGGCAGACCAGTTTTGGACTGGTCAAGGCGGAAAGGAATAGCATTAGGTACAGCAAGAGGGCTAGTATATTTGCATGAGCAGTGTGACCCCAAAATTATCCATCGGGATGTCAAAGCAGCTAACATTCTGTTGGATGAGGAATTTGAAGCAGTTGTTGGAGATTTTGGGTTGGCCAAGCTCTTGGATCACCGGGATTCTCATGTAACTACTGCTGTCAGGGGCACAGTTGGTCACATTGCTCCAGAATATTTGTCAACGGGTCAATCGTCAGAGAAGACTGATGTGTTTGGGTTTGGAATCTTGCTTCTTGAGCTAATTACTGGTCAGAAAGCTGTGGACTTTGGACGAGGGGCCAACCAGAAAGGTGTCATGCTTGATTGG GTAAAGAAGCTTCATCTAGAGAAAAAGCTGAACCTTGTGGTGGACAGTGatttaaagaataactttgaccGGATTGAACTTGAAGAGATGGTTCAAGTTGCCCTTCTCTGTACCCAATTCAATCCAATTTATCGCCCAAAGATGTCCGAAGTATTAAGGATGTTAGAGGGAGATGGATTAGCTGAAAAATGGGAGGCTTCACAAAAAGTGGAGACTCCAAGGTACAGAACTTCTGAAAATACACCAAAGAGATATTCTGATTATATAGAAGAGTCATCACTAGTTGAAGCAATGGAGCTTTCAGGACCTAGATGA
- the LOC107870809 gene encoding protein NSP-INTERACTING KINASE 3 isoform X6, with product MKGKWPILWHVGLLVLTLMESRCYASLSPTGINYEVVALTEIKKALHDPYNVLENWDVTSVDPCSWRMVTCSSDGYVSSLGLLSQSLTGPLSPGIGNLTKLQSLLLQNNAIYGPIPDVVGNLEKLQTLDLSNNKFDGKIPASFGDLKNLNYLRLNNNSLTGSVPQSLSNIGGLALVDVSFNNLSGPLPKISARVFKVVGNPLICGQSSGNNCSAVYPEPLSFPPDSLGDQRAGSKSHHVAVAFGASFAVFLVIIVIALVLWWRYRHNQQIFFDVNEQYDPEVCLGHLKRYVFKELWTATDHFSSKNILGSGGFGVVYKGRLNNGTVVAVKRLKDYNAVGGEIQFQTEVELISLAVHRNLLRLWGFCSTESERLLVYPYMPNGSVAARLKDHIHGRPVLDWSRRKGIALGTARGLVYLHEQCDPKIIHRDVKAANILLDEEFEAVVGDFGLAKLLDHRDSHVTTAVRGTVGHIAPEYLSTGQSSEKTDVFGFGILLLELITGQKAVDFGRGANQKGVMLDWVKKLHLEKKLNLVVDSDLKNNFDRIELEEMVQVALLCTQFNPIYRPKMSEVLRMLEGDGLAEKWEASQKVETPRYRTSENTPKRYSDYIEESSLVEAMELSGPR from the exons ATGAAGGGTAAATGGCCTATACTCTGGCATGTGGGGCTACTGGTTTTAACATTGATGGAGAGTCGTTGTTATGCTTCTCTTTCCCCTACTGGTATCAACTATGAAG TTGTTGCTTTGACGGAAATTAAGAAGGCTTTACATGATCCTTACAATGTTCTGGAGAATTGGGATGTGACTTCTGTAGACCCTTGCAGTTGGAGAATGGTTACCTGTTCCTCTGATGGATATGTTTCTTCTCT TGGACTACTTAGTCAAAGTTTAACTGGCCCCTTATCACCTGGAATTGGCAACCTCACTAAATTGCAATCTTT ATTGCTGCAAAACAACGCTATttatggtcctattcctgatgtGGTTGGTAACTTAGAAAAGCTTCAGACACTTGACCTCTCCAACAACAAATTTGATGGCAAAATACCTGCTTCTTTTGGTGACCTGAAGAATTTGAATTATCT GCGATTAAACAACAATAGCCTCACTGGATCCGTTCCACAATCTCTCTCTAACATTGGAGGCCTTGCTCTTGT GGATGTTTCTTTCAATAATCTTAGTGGTCCATTGCCCAAAATATCTGCGAGAGTTTTCAA AGTTGTTGGAAATCCTTTGATCTGTGGCCAAAGTTCTGGGAACAATTGTTCAGCAGTCTATCCAGAGCCACTGTCCTTCCCACCAGATAGTTTAGGAG ATCAAAGAGCAGGAAGTAAAAGCCATCATGTGGCTGTTGCTTTTGGAGCCAGTTTTGCTGTTTTCTTGGTTATAATAGTTATAGCACTGGTTCTTTGGTGGCGCTACCGGCATAATCAGCAGATCTTCTTTGATGTCAATG AGCAATATGATCCAGAGGTATGCTTGGGTCACTTGAAAAGGTATGTCTTTAAGGAACTGTGGACTGCAACTGATCATTTCAGCTCCAAAAATATTTTGGGTAGCGGAGGATTTGGAGTTGTGTACAAGGGCCGCTTAAATAATGGAACTGTTGTGGCTGTCAAAAGATTGAAGGACTACAATGCTGTTGGTGGTGAAATCCAATTTCAGACAGAAGTCGAGTTAATTAGTTTGGCTGTCCATCGAAATCTTCTCCGTCTTTGGGGTTTTTGTTCAACTGAAAGTGAAAGGCTTCTTGTTTACCCCTATATGCCAAATGGAAGTGTGGCTGCACGATTAAAAG ATCACATCCATGGCAGACCAGTTTTGGACTGGTCAAGGCGGAAAGGAATAGCATTAGGTACAGCAAGAGGGCTAGTATATTTGCATGAGCAGTGTGACCCCAAAATTATCCATCGGGATGTCAAAGCAGCTAACATTCTGTTGGATGAGGAATTTGAAGCAGTTGTTGGAGATTTTGGGTTGGCCAAGCTCTTGGATCACCGGGATTCTCATGTAACTACTGCTGTCAGGGGCACAGTTGGTCACATTGCTCCAGAATATTTGTCAACGGGTCAATCGTCAGAGAAGACTGATGTGTTTGGGTTTGGAATCTTGCTTCTTGAGCTAATTACTGGTCAGAAAGCTGTGGACTTTGGACGAGGGGCCAACCAGAAAGGTGTCATGCTTGATTGG GTAAAGAAGCTTCATCTAGAGAAAAAGCTGAACCTTGTGGTGGACAGTGatttaaagaataactttgaccGGATTGAACTTGAAGAGATGGTTCAAGTTGCCCTTCTCTGTACCCAATTCAATCCAATTTATCGCCCAAAGATGTCCGAAGTATTAAGGATGTTAGAGGGAGATGGATTAGCTGAAAAATGGGAGGCTTCACAAAAAGTGGAGACTCCAAGGTACAGAACTTCTGAAAATACACCAAAGAGATATTCTGATTATATAGAAGAGTCATCACTAGTTGAAGCAATGGAGCTTTCAGGACCTAGATGA
- the LOC107870809 gene encoding protein NSP-INTERACTING KINASE 3 isoform X5: MKGKWPILWHVGLLVLTLMESRCYASLSPTGINYEVVALTEIKKALHDPYNVLENWDVTSVDPCSWRMVTCSSDGYVSSLGLLSQSLTGPLSPGIGNLTKLQSLLLQNNAIYGPIPDVVGNLEKLQTLDLSNNKFDGKIPASFGDLKNLNYLRLNNNSLTGSVPQSLSNIGGLALVDVSFNNLSGPLPKISARVFKVVGNPLICGQSSGNNCSAVYPEPLSFPPDSLGDQRAGSKSHHVAVAFGASFAVFLVIIVIALVLWWRYRHNQQIFFDVNEQYDPEVCLGHLKRYVFKELWTATDHFSSKNILGSGGFGVVYKGRLNNGTVVAVKRLKDYNAVGGEIQFQTEVELISLAVHRNLLRLWGFCSTESERLLVYPYMPNGSVAARLKDHIHGRPVLDWSRRKGIALGTARGLVYLHEQCDPKIIHRDVKAANILLDEEFEAVVGDFGLAKLLDHRDSHVTTAVRGTVGHIAPEYLSTGQSSEKTDVFGFGILLLELITGQKAVDFGRGANQKGVMLDWVKKLHLEKKLNLVVDSDLKNNFDRIELEEMVQVALLCTQFNPIYRPKMSEVLRMLEGDGLAEKWEASQKVETPRYRTSENTPKRYSDYIEESSLVEAMELSGPR, from the exons ATGAAGGGTAAATGGCCTATACTCTGGCATGTGGGGCTACTGGTTTTAACATTGATGGAGAGTCGTTGTTATGCTTCTCTTTCCCCTACTGGTATCAACTATGAAG TTGTTGCTTTGACGGAAATTAAGAAGGCTTTACATGATCCTTACAATGTTCTGGAGAATTGGGATGTGACTTCTGTAGACCCTTGCAGTTGGAGAATGGTTACCTGTTCCTCTGATGGATATGTTTCTTCTCT TGGACTACTTAGTCAAAGTTTAACTGGCCCCTTATCACCTGGAATTGGCAACCTCACTAAATTGCAATCTTT ATTGCTGCAAAACAACGCTATttatggtcctattcctgatgtGGTTGGTAACTTAGAAAAGCTTCAGACACTTGACCTCTCCAACAACAAATTTGATGGCAAAATACCTGCTTCTTTTGGTGACCTGAAGAATTTGAATTATCT GCGATTAAACAACAATAGCCTCACTGGATCCGTTCCACAATCTCTCTCTAACATTGGAGGCCTTGCTCTTGT GGATGTTTCTTTCAATAATCTTAGTGGTCCATTGCCCAAAATATCTGCGAGAGTTTTCAA AGTTGTTGGAAATCCTTTGATCTGTGGCCAAAGTTCTGGGAACAATTGTTCAGCAGTCTATCCAGAGCCACTGTCCTTCCCACCAGATAGTTTAGGAG ATCAAAGAGCAGGAAGTAAAAGCCATCATGTGGCTGTTGCTTTTGGAGCCAGTTTTGCTGTTTTCTTG GTTATAATAGTTATAGCACTGGTTCTTTGGTGGCGCTACCGGCATAATCAGCAGATCTTCTTTGATGTCAATG AGCAATATGATCCAGAGGTATGCTTGGGTCACTTGAAAAGGTATGTCTTTAAGGAACTGTGGACTGCAACTGATCATTTCAGCTCCAAAAATATTTTGGGTAGCGGAGGATTTGGAGTTGTGTACAAGGGCCGCTTAAATAATGGAACTGTTGTGGCTGTCAAAAGATTGAAGGACTACAATGCTGTTGGTGGTGAAATCCAATTTCAGACAGAAGTCGAGTTAATTAGTTTGGCTGTCCATCGAAATCTTCTCCGTCTTTGGGGTTTTTGTTCAACTGAAAGTGAAAGGCTTCTTGTTTACCCCTATATGCCAAATGGAAGTGTGGCTGCACGATTAAAAG ATCACATCCATGGCAGACCAGTTTTGGACTGGTCAAGGCGGAAAGGAATAGCATTAGGTACAGCAAGAGGGCTAGTATATTTGCATGAGCAGTGTGACCCCAAAATTATCCATCGGGATGTCAAAGCAGCTAACATTCTGTTGGATGAGGAATTTGAAGCAGTTGTTGGAGATTTTGGGTTGGCCAAGCTCTTGGATCACCGGGATTCTCATGTAACTACTGCTGTCAGGGGCACAGTTGGTCACATTGCTCCAGAATATTTGTCAACGGGTCAATCGTCAGAGAAGACTGATGTGTTTGGGTTTGGAATCTTGCTTCTTGAGCTAATTACTGGTCAGAAAGCTGTGGACTTTGGACGAGGGGCCAACCAGAAAGGTGTCATGCTTGATTGG GTAAAGAAGCTTCATCTAGAGAAAAAGCTGAACCTTGTGGTGGACAGTGatttaaagaataactttgaccGGATTGAACTTGAAGAGATGGTTCAAGTTGCCCTTCTCTGTACCCAATTCAATCCAATTTATCGCCCAAAGATGTCCGAAGTATTAAGGATGTTAGAGGGAGATGGATTAGCTGAAAAATGGGAGGCTTCACAAAAAGTGGAGACTCCAAGGTACAGAACTTCTGAAAATACACCAAAGAGATATTCTGATTATATAGAAGAGTCATCACTAGTTGAAGCAATGGAGCTTTCAGGACCTAGATGA
- the LOC107870809 gene encoding protein NSP-INTERACTING KINASE 3 isoform X4, whose amino-acid sequence MKGKWPILWHVGLLVLTLMESRCYASLSPTGINYEVVALTEIKKALHDPYNVLENWDVTSVDPCSWRMVTCSSDGYVSSLGLLSQSLTGPLSPGIGNLTKLQSLLLQNNAIYGPIPDVVGNLEKLQTLDLSNNKFDGKIPASFGDLKNLNYLRLNNNSLTGSVPQSLSNIGGLALVDVSFNNLSGPLPKISARVFKVVGNPLICGQSSGNNCSAVYPEPLSFPPDSLGGLYIHFHSFHLKVETIKLKETDTGGSAISIVEIALSFFFNFIDQRAGSKSHHVAVAFGASFAVFLVIIVIALVLWWRYRHNQQIFFDVNEQYDPEVCLGHLKRYVFKELWTATDHFSSKNILGSGGFGVVYKGRLNNGTVVAVKRLKDYNAVGGEIQFQTEVELISLAVHRNLLRLWGFCSTESERLLVYPYMPNGSVAARLKDHIHGRPVLDWSRRKGIALGTARGLVYLHEQCDPKIIHRDVKAANILLDEEFEAVVGDFGLAKLLDHRDSHVTTAVRGTVGHIAPEYLSTGQSSEKTDVFGFGILLLELITGQKAVDFGRGANQKGVMLDWVKKLHLEKKLNLVVDSDLKNNFDRIELEEMVQVALLCTQFNPIYRPKMSEVLRMLEGDGLAEKWEASQKVETPRYRTSENTPKRYSDYIEESSLVEAMELSGPR is encoded by the exons ATGAAGGGTAAATGGCCTATACTCTGGCATGTGGGGCTACTGGTTTTAACATTGATGGAGAGTCGTTGTTATGCTTCTCTTTCCCCTACTGGTATCAACTATGAAG TTGTTGCTTTGACGGAAATTAAGAAGGCTTTACATGATCCTTACAATGTTCTGGAGAATTGGGATGTGACTTCTGTAGACCCTTGCAGTTGGAGAATGGTTACCTGTTCCTCTGATGGATATGTTTCTTCTCT TGGACTACTTAGTCAAAGTTTAACTGGCCCCTTATCACCTGGAATTGGCAACCTCACTAAATTGCAATCTTT ATTGCTGCAAAACAACGCTATttatggtcctattcctgatgtGGTTGGTAACTTAGAAAAGCTTCAGACACTTGACCTCTCCAACAACAAATTTGATGGCAAAATACCTGCTTCTTTTGGTGACCTGAAGAATTTGAATTATCT GCGATTAAACAACAATAGCCTCACTGGATCCGTTCCACAATCTCTCTCTAACATTGGAGGCCTTGCTCTTGT GGATGTTTCTTTCAATAATCTTAGTGGTCCATTGCCCAAAATATCTGCGAGAGTTTTCAA AGTTGTTGGAAATCCTTTGATCTGTGGCCAAAGTTCTGGGAACAATTGTTCAGCAGTCTATCCAGAGCCACTGTCCTTCCCACCAGATAGTTTAGGAGGTCTGTATATTCACTTCCATTCCTTTCATTTGAAAGTGGAAACAATCAAGCTTAAGGAAACAGACACAGGAGGTTCTGCTATCTCTATTGTTGAAATTGCATTgtcttttttcttcaatttcatagATCAAAGAGCAGGAAGTAAAAGCCATCATGTGGCTGTTGCTTTTGGAGCCAGTTTTGCTGTTTTCTTG GTTATAATAGTTATAGCACTGGTTCTTTGGTGGCGCTACCGGCATAATCAGCAGATCTTCTTTGATGTCAATG AGCAATATGATCCAGAGGTATGCTTGGGTCACTTGAAAAGGTATGTCTTTAAGGAACTGTGGACTGCAACTGATCATTTCAGCTCCAAAAATATTTTGGGTAGCGGAGGATTTGGAGTTGTGTACAAGGGCCGCTTAAATAATGGAACTGTTGTGGCTGTCAAAAGATTGAAGGACTACAATGCTGTTGGTGGTGAAATCCAATTTCAGACAGAAGTCGAGTTAATTAGTTTGGCTGTCCATCGAAATCTTCTCCGTCTTTGGGGTTTTTGTTCAACTGAAAGTGAAAGGCTTCTTGTTTACCCCTATATGCCAAATGGAAGTGTGGCTGCACGATTAAAAG ATCACATCCATGGCAGACCAGTTTTGGACTGGTCAAGGCGGAAAGGAATAGCATTAGGTACAGCAAGAGGGCTAGTATATTTGCATGAGCAGTGTGACCCCAAAATTATCCATCGGGATGTCAAAGCAGCTAACATTCTGTTGGATGAGGAATTTGAAGCAGTTGTTGGAGATTTTGGGTTGGCCAAGCTCTTGGATCACCGGGATTCTCATGTAACTACTGCTGTCAGGGGCACAGTTGGTCACATTGCTCCAGAATATTTGTCAACGGGTCAATCGTCAGAGAAGACTGATGTGTTTGGGTTTGGAATCTTGCTTCTTGAGCTAATTACTGGTCAGAAAGCTGTGGACTTTGGACGAGGGGCCAACCAGAAAGGTGTCATGCTTGATTGG GTAAAGAAGCTTCATCTAGAGAAAAAGCTGAACCTTGTGGTGGACAGTGatttaaagaataactttgaccGGATTGAACTTGAAGAGATGGTTCAAGTTGCCCTTCTCTGTACCCAATTCAATCCAATTTATCGCCCAAAGATGTCCGAAGTATTAAGGATGTTAGAGGGAGATGGATTAGCTGAAAAATGGGAGGCTTCACAAAAAGTGGAGACTCCAAGGTACAGAACTTCTGAAAATACACCAAAGAGATATTCTGATTATATAGAAGAGTCATCACTAGTTGAAGCAATGGAGCTTTCAGGACCTAGATGA
- the LOC107870809 gene encoding protein NSP-INTERACTING KINASE 3 isoform X2 yields the protein MKGKWPILWHVGLLVLTLMESRCYASLSPTGINYEVVALTEIKKALHDPYNVLENWDVTSVDPCSWRMVTCSSDGYVSSLGLLSQSLTGPLSPGIGNLTKLQSLLLQNNAIYGPIPDVVGNLEKLQTLDLSNNKFDGKIPASFGDLKNLNYLRLNNNSLTGSVPQSLSNIGGLALVDVSFNNLSGPLPKISARVFKVVGNPLICGQSSGNNCSAVYPEPLSFPPDSLGDQRAGSKSHHVAVAFGASFAVFLVIIVKETDTGGSAISIVEIALSFFFNFIDQRAGSKSHHVAVAFGASFAVFLVIIVIALVLWWRYRHNQQIFFDVNEQYDPEVCLGHLKRYVFKELWTATDHFSSKNILGSGGFGVVYKGRLNNGTVVAVKRLKDYNAVGGEIQFQTEVELISLAVHRNLLRLWGFCSTESERLLVYPYMPNGSVAARLKDHIHGRPVLDWSRRKGIALGTARGLVYLHEQCDPKIIHRDVKAANILLDEEFEAVVGDFGLAKLLDHRDSHVTTAVRGTVGHIAPEYLSTGQSSEKTDVFGFGILLLELITGQKAVDFGRGANQKGVMLDWVKKLHLEKKLNLVVDSDLKNNFDRIELEEMVQVALLCTQFNPIYRPKMSEVLRMLEGDGLAEKWEASQKVETPRYRTSENTPKRYSDYIEESSLVEAMELSGPR from the exons ATGAAGGGTAAATGGCCTATACTCTGGCATGTGGGGCTACTGGTTTTAACATTGATGGAGAGTCGTTGTTATGCTTCTCTTTCCCCTACTGGTATCAACTATGAAG TTGTTGCTTTGACGGAAATTAAGAAGGCTTTACATGATCCTTACAATGTTCTGGAGAATTGGGATGTGACTTCTGTAGACCCTTGCAGTTGGAGAATGGTTACCTGTTCCTCTGATGGATATGTTTCTTCTCT TGGACTACTTAGTCAAAGTTTAACTGGCCCCTTATCACCTGGAATTGGCAACCTCACTAAATTGCAATCTTT ATTGCTGCAAAACAACGCTATttatggtcctattcctgatgtGGTTGGTAACTTAGAAAAGCTTCAGACACTTGACCTCTCCAACAACAAATTTGATGGCAAAATACCTGCTTCTTTTGGTGACCTGAAGAATTTGAATTATCT GCGATTAAACAACAATAGCCTCACTGGATCCGTTCCACAATCTCTCTCTAACATTGGAGGCCTTGCTCTTGT GGATGTTTCTTTCAATAATCTTAGTGGTCCATTGCCCAAAATATCTGCGAGAGTTTTCAA AGTTGTTGGAAATCCTTTGATCTGTGGCCAAAGTTCTGGGAACAATTGTTCAGCAGTCTATCCAGAGCCACTGTCCTTCCCACCAGATAGTTTAGGAG ATCAAAGAGCAGGAAGTAAAAGCCATCATGTGGCTGTTGCTTTTGGAGCCAGTTTTGCTGTTTTCTTGGTTATAATAGTTAAGGAAACAGACACAGGAGGTTCTGCTATCTCTATTGTTGAAATTGCATTgtcttttttcttcaatttcatagATCAAAGAGCAGGAAGTAAAAGCCATCATGTGGCTGTTGCTTTTGGAGCCAGTTTTGCTGTTTTCTTGGTTATAATAGTTATAGCACTGGTTCTTTGGTGGCGCTACCGGCATAATCAGCAGATCTTCTTTGATGTCAATG AGCAATATGATCCAGAGGTATGCTTGGGTCACTTGAAAAGGTATGTCTTTAAGGAACTGTGGACTGCAACTGATCATTTCAGCTCCAAAAATATTTTGGGTAGCGGAGGATTTGGAGTTGTGTACAAGGGCCGCTTAAATAATGGAACTGTTGTGGCTGTCAAAAGATTGAAGGACTACAATGCTGTTGGTGGTGAAATCCAATTTCAGACAGAAGTCGAGTTAATTAGTTTGGCTGTCCATCGAAATCTTCTCCGTCTTTGGGGTTTTTGTTCAACTGAAAGTGAAAGGCTTCTTGTTTACCCCTATATGCCAAATGGAAGTGTGGCTGCACGATTAAAAG ATCACATCCATGGCAGACCAGTTTTGGACTGGTCAAGGCGGAAAGGAATAGCATTAGGTACAGCAAGAGGGCTAGTATATTTGCATGAGCAGTGTGACCCCAAAATTATCCATCGGGATGTCAAAGCAGCTAACATTCTGTTGGATGAGGAATTTGAAGCAGTTGTTGGAGATTTTGGGTTGGCCAAGCTCTTGGATCACCGGGATTCTCATGTAACTACTGCTGTCAGGGGCACAGTTGGTCACATTGCTCCAGAATATTTGTCAACGGGTCAATCGTCAGAGAAGACTGATGTGTTTGGGTTTGGAATCTTGCTTCTTGAGCTAATTACTGGTCAGAAAGCTGTGGACTTTGGACGAGGGGCCAACCAGAAAGGTGTCATGCTTGATTGG GTAAAGAAGCTTCATCTAGAGAAAAAGCTGAACCTTGTGGTGGACAGTGatttaaagaataactttgaccGGATTGAACTTGAAGAGATGGTTCAAGTTGCCCTTCTCTGTACCCAATTCAATCCAATTTATCGCCCAAAGATGTCCGAAGTATTAAGGATGTTAGAGGGAGATGGATTAGCTGAAAAATGGGAGGCTTCACAAAAAGTGGAGACTCCAAGGTACAGAACTTCTGAAAATACACCAAAGAGATATTCTGATTATATAGAAGAGTCATCACTAGTTGAAGCAATGGAGCTTTCAGGACCTAGATGA